A genomic segment from Chloracidobacterium sp. encodes:
- a CDS encoding DUF499 domain-containing protein, translated as MSTALKLYAEAVRSYFVRELTRVHGSGRGWVEAYLGSLSESRRALVLEDMKRGRTAEEVLDINHFKDILLGQREVFREAFGRSYNRAVTWADEISEVRNAWAHQQQLPEEDVNRTLDTIARFLRLIGAEDSATEVRKLMERNLPSAPKGNLPPWWHLAEPDEAIRRGDFDENTFAAKLDDVVAGRATSEYRYADEFFKKTYLTRELASILKDTVRRLAGFGGEAVVQLRTPFGGGKTHALIALYHLVKAYSEVIDLPEVKSLLQEAGVGSMPRARVAVLVGTDLSAQGRTVDGLHIRTLWGELAYQLGDKAGYEMLRSADEAMTPPGKQALAALLRAYSPALILMDELLVYQVKAASIPVGSTSLQAQTFAFLQELTEVVGSQSNVALVTTFPESHIEYYDHKDSPEVFARLERIFGRVQAVRMPVQGEEIYEVLRRRLFERIDGEGAKQVVAAYMKVYEELRNELPSEVRSGEYGRKMLKAFPFHPELVNVLYERWGTMQTFQKTRGVLRLLARVVEAGYLTASARPLIGLGDAALESADLRATVTSVLEDANWEAVLASDIIPPEGKAYLLDRELGGDYARYRLAQSLATSVFFYSHSGGGVERGATRPQLNLALVYPEGISPLLIGDALDNLRGRLYYLYSNGSWAFKAQPNLNAVLADRMAHVKAADVEELLRQQVEKAVGSGVFRA; from the coding sequence ATGAGCACCGCACTGAAGCTTTACGCCGAGGCGGTGCGATCATATTTCGTGCGCGAACTGACACGGGTCCATGGCAGTGGGCGCGGGTGGGTCGAGGCCTATCTGGGTTCCCTAAGCGAGTCGCGGCGGGCCCTGGTTTTAGAGGACATGAAGCGCGGCAGAACCGCCGAGGAGGTGCTCGACATCAACCACTTCAAGGACATTCTGCTCGGCCAGCGTGAAGTGTTCCGCGAAGCCTTTGGACGCAGCTACAACCGTGCGGTGACCTGGGCCGACGAAATCAGCGAGGTGCGCAACGCCTGGGCACACCAGCAGCAGCTTCCGGAGGAGGACGTCAATCGAACCCTCGACACCATCGCCCGCTTCCTGCGCCTCATTGGTGCGGAGGATTCAGCGACCGAGGTGCGTAAGCTTATGGAACGTAACCTTCCCAGTGCTCCTAAGGGCAACCTGCCGCCCTGGTGGCATCTGGCCGAGCCCGACGAGGCCATCCGCAGGGGCGACTTCGATGAGAACACCTTTGCGGCCAAGCTCGATGACGTGGTGGCCGGGAGGGCCACGTCCGAGTACCGCTACGCCGACGAATTCTTCAAGAAGACCTACCTCACCCGCGAGCTCGCATCCATCCTTAAAGACACCGTGCGGCGTCTGGCGGGCTTTGGTGGGGAGGCGGTGGTGCAACTGCGCACTCCCTTCGGCGGTGGCAAGACCCACGCGCTGATTGCCCTGTATCACCTGGTCAAGGCCTATTCCGAGGTCATCGACCTGCCCGAGGTCAAGTCCCTCTTACAGGAGGCCGGGGTCGGCAGCATGCCGAGGGCCCGCGTGGCTGTCCTGGTCGGCACCGACCTCTCGGCCCAAGGACGCACGGTTGACGGCCTTCACATCCGCACCCTGTGGGGCGAGCTGGCCTACCAGCTTGGCGATAAAGCAGGTTACGAGATGCTGCGCTCCGCGGACGAGGCCATGACCCCGCCTGGCAAGCAGGCCCTGGCCGCACTCCTCCGGGCCTATAGCCCCGCCCTCATCCTGATGGACGAACTCTTGGTCTACCAGGTCAAGGCCGCCTCGATCCCCGTCGGCAGCACCAGCCTGCAGGCCCAGACCTTCGCTTTCCTCCAGGAGCTTACCGAGGTGGTCGGAAGCCAGAGCAACGTGGCCCTGGTCACCACCTTCCCCGAGTCGCACATCGAGTACTACGACCATAAGGACTCGCCGGAGGTCTTCGCCCGCCTGGAGAGGATATTCGGACGGGTGCAGGCCGTGCGTATGCCGGTGCAGGGGGAGGAAATCTACGAGGTGCTGCGACGCCGCCTGTTCGAGCGCATCGACGGCGAGGGGGCCAAGCAGGTGGTGGCCGCCTACATGAAGGTCTACGAGGAGCTGCGCAACGAGCTGCCCAGCGAGGTGCGCAGCGGCGAGTACGGGCGCAAAATGCTCAAGGCCTTCCCCTTCCACCCCGAGCTGGTCAACGTGCTCTACGAGCGGTGGGGCACCATGCAGACCTTTCAGAAGACCCGGGGCGTGCTGCGCCTGCTGGCGCGGGTGGTCGAGGCCGGATACCTTACGGCCTCAGCCCGTCCCCTCATTGGGCTCGGCGACGCGGCCCTGGAATCCGCCGACCTGCGGGCCACCGTTACAAGCGTGCTCGAGGACGCTAACTGGGAGGCAGTGCTGGCGTCAGACATCATCCCCCCGGAGGGGAAGGCCTACTTGCTTGACCGCGAGCTCGGGGGCGACTACGCGCGCTACCGACTGGCCCAGTCGCTGGCCACCTCCGTGTTCTTCTACTCCCATTCCGGCGGTGGGGTGGAGCGGGGGGCCACCCGCCCACAGCTCAACCTGGCTCTGGTATACCCTGAGGGCATCTCACCGCTCCTCATCGGCGACGCGCTCGACAACCTTAGGGGGCGGCTGTACTACCTGTACTCCAATGGGAGCTGGGCCTTCAAGGCCCAGCCCAACCTCAACGCGGTGCTGGCCGACCGGATGGCCCACGTCAAGGCTGCCGACGTGGAGGAACTGCTCAGGCAGCAGGTGGAGAAGGCCGTGGGGTCAGGGGTCTTCAGGGCC